A portion of the Gossypium arboreum isolate Shixiya-1 chromosome 8, ASM2569848v2, whole genome shotgun sequence genome contains these proteins:
- the LOC108471239 gene encoding protein yippee-like At4g27745, protein MEEMVGPRLYSCCNCRNQIALHDDVISKSFQGRNGRAFLFSHATNIMVGPKEDRQLMTGLHTVADVYCCDCREVLGWKYERAYEETQKYKEGKFILEKLKIVKENW, encoded by the exons ATGGAGGAAATGGTCGGGCCAAGGTTGTATAGTTGCTGCAATTGCAGAAACCAAATTGCCCTTCACGATGATGTTATATCCAAGTCCTTTCAG GGGAGAAATGGTCGAGCCTTTTTGTTCTCCCATGCAACTAACATAATGGTGGGTCCTAAGGAGGATAGACAATTGATGACTGGTCTCCACACAGTGGCTGATGTCTACTGCTGTGATTGCCGTGAAGTGTTGGGTTGGAAATATGAGCGGGCTTATGAGGAAACTCAGAAGTACAAGGAAGGGAAATTCATTCTTGAGAAGTTGAAAATTGTCAAAGAGAACTGGTAG
- the LOC108471678 gene encoding aluminum-activated malate transporter 10-like gives MAPRKEVFEGVEWRIRVAADGSSEALVPATGLARKAWLGIKGLILGFALKVRMFVKKAWDVGTNDPRKVIHCIKVGLALAIVSLFYFMRPLYDGVGGNAMWAVMTVVVVFEPTVGATLYKCFNRVLGTFLAGFLAVGVHWVASQSGERVEPFVVGASVFLLASAATFSRLIPSVKSRFDYGALIFILTFSFVAVSGYRVDKLFELTHHRISTIIIGSSLCILVIMLVYPIWSGQELHSLIVRNMDKLADSLDGCVTQYFNRSGGGTNSEEEATDNKLQGYKCVLSSKASEESMANFGRWEPSHGQFNFRHPWKQYLKIGASMRSCAYCIEALNSCIKSENQAAKLIKQHLGSGCLKVSSSSSNVIRELAETVKMMKKKSSTTDLLAEEMKSAVQELQNDLKTIPHLLNPSAIPGNKTLETACSEATTPTVTLMELVPVVTLASILIEISGRIEALVDAVEELAKLAEFGINDDKSKHSKMTDKTVSDAKHITQGICLY, from the exons ATGGCTCCTAGGAAGGAAGTATTTGAGGGAGTGGAATGGAGGATAAGGGTGGCTGCTGATGGCTCATCAGAGGCATTGGTTCCCGCTACTGGGCTTGCAAGAAAGGCCTGGCTTGGAATAAAAGGTCTAATTTTAGGTTTTGCTTTGAAAGTGAGGATGTTTGTGAAGAAAGCATGGGACGTGGGGACTAATGATCCTAGAAAAGTGATCCATTGCATTAAAGTAGGACTGGCACTCGCAATTGTATCATTGTTCTACTTCATGAGGCCTTTGTATGATGGTGTTGGAGGCAATGCTATGTGGGCTGTTATGACAGTTGTGGTAGTATTTGAGCCAACTGTTG GAGCAACCCTATACAAATGTTTCAACAGAGTTTTAGGGACCTTTCTAGCCGGATTTCTTGCGGTTGGGGTACACTGGGTCGCCAGTCAGTCAGGAGAAAGAGTTGAGCCCTTTGTTGTGGGAGCCTCAGTTTTCCTATTAG CTTCGGCAGCAACCTTCTCTCGACTCATTCCATCAGTAAAGTCCCGGTTTGATTATGGTGCCCTGATCTTCATACTCACCTTCAGCTTCGTTGCAGTATCAGGCTATAGAGtggataaattgtttgagctgacCCATCATAGAATATCCACCATTATCATTGGATCTTCCTTGTGCATACTTGTAATCATGCTTGTCTACCCCATTTGGTCTGGTCAGGAGCTCCATAGCCTGATAGTTCGTAACATGGACAAACTCGCAGATTCCCTGGACG GTTGTGTAACACAGTATTTTAATCGGAGTGGGGGAGGTACCAACAGCGAGGAAGAGGCTACTGATAATAAATTGCAAGGCTACAAGTGCGTGCTAAGCTCCAAGGCATCCGAAGAATCTATG GCAAATTTTGGTAGGTGGGAGCCTTCCCATGGCCAGTTCAACTTCCGGCATCCGTGGAAACAATACCTAAAAATAGGTGCATCCATGCGCAGTTGTGCTTACTGCATAGAGGCTCTCAACAGTTGCATAAAATCAGAAAATCAG GCAGCTAAATTAATAAAGCAGCATCTTGGCAGTGGTTGCTTGAAAGTGAGCTCTAGCTCTTCAAATGTCATAAGGGAGCTTGCAGAAACGGTGAAGATGATGAAGAAGAAATCATCAACGACAGATTTGTTGGCGGAGGAAATGAAGAGCGCAGTGCAAGAGCTCCAGAATGACTTAAAAACGATTCCTCATTTGCTGAATCCATCAGCAATTCCGGGAAACAAAACCTTAGAGACAGCCTGCTCGGAAGCAACAACACCCACAGTCACTCTGATGGAACTCGTACCAGTGGTGACTTTGGCTTCTATACTGATTGAAATTTCTGGGCGGATTGAAGCCCTAGTTGACGCTGTGGAAGAACTAGCCAAGCTAGCTGAATTTGGAATCAATGATGACAAGTCCAAGCACAGCAAAATGACTGATAAAACTGTATCAGATGCAAAGCACATCACCCAGGGGATTTGCTTATACTGA